The following is a genomic window from Candidatus Bathyarchaeota archaeon.
AGGTTTTCTAACAGCCCAGTCGACAAATTATCAAGCACACAAACCTTACAGCCCATCATAACAAGCTTGTCAACAACATGGCTACCGATGAACCCCGCCCCACCCGTGACAAGAACCCTCAAGTCAACCACTTTTCTCATCCAAACGGTTTCCCAGCGGCATCGAGAGACTGCCTTCTCTCCGCACAACTCGAGACAACAAGACAATCCGGCAAAGCTGAACCAGCTACAGCAATGACCCCCGTCTTCGGCGTTCGATTCCACTCCTTTGGCGCCCTGCAAAGAATCTTTATCAAAGCCCAAGTTGCCAAGAAAACCTGGAACGACCAGTAAGCGTATATAAAAGGAAGCCACAGCAAATCCTTAATTCTTCTCGGCCTTGTGGTGTACAGCAACGCCAGAGCCCCAGCCACAATTGAACCTGTTAGAAGGCCCCACCCGACCAAAGTTATAGCGAAGACAACCGAACTGTCCAACTGGTAGAAAACTAAGGGGCCCAGTATGTAGCTTAAAAGCGAAATAATCAGCACAAAAGGTCCCAAAAGCGTTACTTCAGCATCAAAAACTCTTAAACTAGGTCTCTCCATTAAACGCCCATACTTAAAGGCAACTTCCATAGACCCTCTAAACCACCTAATTCTCTGACGAAACATCTGAACTAAGGTTTCCGGACTCTCCTGCCACGACTGAACATCACCTGCGTACTTAATTCGATGCCCTTTCTGCGTAAGCCGCGCAGACATCTCCATATCCTCTGAAAGATGCTTCTCACTCCATCCTCCAAGGCTCTCCAAAACGCTTCTACGAATGAACTGGCAGCTCCCCTTCAAATGAACAAACAAGTTCAAAGTGTCCTTTCCCTTCAGATAACCCTCAAACCACACAGCCTCTTCGTAAGACACAAACTTCGTGAGCATGTTAACACCTGAATTCAACGTAAACGTTCTACCTTGAAGAGCAGCAATTGTCTCATCTTGAAAATGCTTCGCGGCATTAAGCAAAGCATCTTGCTCTGGCACATTATCTGCGTCAAACACAGCTATTATATCGCCGCTAGAGATTCTCAATGCTCGATTCAAAGCAGAAGGTTTCCCAGTGGAATCTCCCCCACGGACTATCTTTAACCGCCCACCAAAATCCTTCACATACTTCTCACAAACTTCTAATGTAGCATCAGTTGAACCATCCTCCACCACGATTACTTCAACTTTTTTCCTTGGATAATTTTGCTTTAAGAGAGCACCTAACAATCGAGGAAGAACAGATTCTTCATTCTTCGCTGGAATAACAACTGAGAACGTAGGAAGATTCTTCTCGAACACCGCCTTTCGCCCAAAAGATTGCTTCTTAGCTCCATCACGGCGGAAACTTCTAATTCCAACTATCAACACGGGCAAGTTGTAAAGCGCCCAAGAATAAACCACGGCAGACAATACAATTAAGAGAACAGTAAACAAACTCATGCCCCTCTATATCGACGGTTTAAGCTTAAGCATTTTACCTTCAATTTCTGCTAATCCCCTAACCTGCGTACTTCAGAACAAACTATCTTGCAAATGAGCATTGAATATAAATCGCTTGTGAATCCTTGGTAAAGTTGCCTCTGATTGAAATCCGAATCCAACAGCTCTCACGCAGGCGCACGATCAAAACGGGTTCGCACACAAACTAGCCTGATAGTCTAACGCGTGCACGCATCATACCCTAAATGAAGACGGCGTATTCATCATGGTCACCGCTAAAAACTGGATAAACTCTTTATTACTCATCCATTCTCTGGCGGATTTGTTCCCCCACGACTGGGCGATAAGGCTTATTTTTTTAGCGAGTGGTCTACCGACTTCTCTCATCATACGTGCAACATGGCTTTCCAACGCAGTTAACAGCTTCTTTACAATCGATGTTAGAACCTTTGCCAGCAATGTGCTGCGGACCTTATCCACAACTTTTATGACTGAGTTAATCAGCCCTCGCTCCATTCCACTTAACGTCTTAAACCACACACGGCGTCTAAACGCCTTAGCCCTCAACATGATTAAACCACATCTATCTAGCGAACCCAGCTTCGAAGTCATTCCACAAATCACCTAACTCTTCTAACCCGACACTCCACCAAGTTGCCTTTCTTTAGTTTCAACGCGTCCCTAACCTCTTTAGGAATAGTTATTCTTCCCTCAACTCGCACATACACTGTGAACGCTTTTTCTTCTTCGTTGGTCAAGGTTGACGGCAACCATGTGTGGCGACGTTTTTCTACAATTTATGTAGATGACTTATAAAGTTTATTTATAGAACTGAATACTAGAAAAGAACTAAACCTGGTCTAGACATAACACCCACCACAGATGCACGTGTCTATCCAACAGGTAGACCAATTTGAACCTAAAACAAACTCACCTTGAATCAAAATAACAGTTTCCATGCTCCATTCAGATTCAGAATCCAAACAAATAGAAAAGCTTTATAGAAATAAAATACAGAACAAAATCTGATTTGGAGACTGATTAATTTGGCACAAAAAATAGTGGAAGAATTACGTGGAAGAACAATCAAAAGTTTCTTAGACATACTAATCCTGTCGCAGCTAAGCGAGGTTACAATGAGCGGGTATGACCTCATAGCCTTAATCCACAAAAAATTCGATTATCTAGTGAGCTCAGGCACAGTTTACTCCACACTGTATTCGATGGAAAGAAACGGCCTAATCAAAGGATCCTACGATGAACGAAGAAGGATTTACGTGCTAACAAAGAAGGGCATGGAAGACTTACAAAGCATCAAACGAGCAAATGGAGAAATTAGAAACCTCATAAGAAATATCTTACAACTCAAGACAGCTTAAAGCCCAGCGCAAGTCACCAACCAAGAAATACTGTTCAACGCGTAGATGAAAGCCTGAGCAAACTGATTCCACATACTCACTTCAACTGCAAACGTGGGAAAACACAAAAATTTAACTTCCCAAAGGCTCGATATACACCAGCACGAGGAACTAAAGAAGTGCACATTGAGAAACTAAGCAAACTCCTCCCCTTCTTAATAGTGGACGGCGCAATAATCATAATCATAATTTTGTCACTACAGCTAGACTGGATCGTAAACAATACACTATATTATTACGGGCTTCAATTCAGCTTAGGCTGGGCGAATATTTACTGGACAACCTTTAGAATAACCCTCGGACTGCTCTGCTTCACACTAGTCGCCACTACTCTAATCGGCTACTTCTCCTACAAAAAATCAAGGAACGAAATAGCAAGAACAGTTTTTGTCTGCAAATCTTGCGGAAACGCCTTAACCAAACTCGGCGGCAACATCAGCATGAACGAAGCTTTACCGAAATTCAAAGTTCTGAAAAAATGCCCCTTCTGCGACAAGAAATTACTAGAGAAATAAACTGCAAATCGAGCTCGCTTACGAATCAACCGAGAACTAACACTGACTATCAACTACGTCCCGAGGATGCCTCACATCATAGCTCCTAATCTTAAGCACCTGGGACTCACAATATTGGTCAAGAACCTGTATTTCCACTATATCTTCATGTTGCGCAACCAATTGTTCAGCTGGTGCTTCAATTCGCTCAACTTGTTGGGTTTCCGGGCGTGGTGAACGTTTGTTTCTAAAAATATAGTAAACCAGCGTGATTGACGCAACTATATTGAACCAAGACAAACCGACAATAGCACCTGAGCTGGCCCAGTAGGGCATAGCCCATCGGTAGCTGAATCGTAATCCAAAATCGTACAAAACCCCGTGAACCAGTTGGTCTATCTGCGTTTGGCTAACCATCACCAAAAAAGAAGCCACAGCCATAACTATCAGAGCCACGACAACTGCAGATAAGTTGATGTTGATTTTCACGAGTGCATCTTCCTGTATTTTCATCGAAGAGAAAAGCCCATAAGCTTTGTGAGCTTAGACTACTGTTCTGAAATCTTCGTTTTCAACACTGATTTCTCATTCCGATCTCGAGTTACCTGATACTGCAAGTATCGCGTTACAGTAGGGACAAACGTTTACCAGCCTAGGCTTTCCCGATTTGAAATCAAACATACAAAGGGGTTGAGTGAAAACCTTTCCACACTTATTGCACACCATAGGTATAGCAGCAATTTGGACACCATCATCTTCCCTTACAAGTTTCTTCTCCTCCACAACTTTAGGCGCACTTTTCAACCTAGGGGCAGGGGCAGGAGATAGACGAGGCTTAACAGCCTTCGGGGTAGGCACGATTTTACGACCCAGAATCTCATACACTATCGCAAAAACGTTTACGCACGCAATGCCGCCCACCAACCCGAGGGCTAACTGCAAAAACATCCAATATGGTATTGCCCATTCGTCGCTGAACTGCAAACCATAGCCATACAGTGAAACATTAACTATCCCATCTATTTCAAAAAGCAATAAAGCTACAGCAATAGCTAACACTGCTCCAATAGCATTAACTACCAGAAGGATTTTTGGATTCCATTGAAGTTTCATGTGAATCACTAGTTACTCTGGGGGAAACGATTAAAACGTTATTATCTTGAAATAAGATGCGAAAATTAATAGTGGAAGTCATCTAGATTTCGAATAAAATCCTCTAAATATACTGGTTATTCCCAGACCATCAGAACATGGTTTTCGAATGCACATACGTCGGAACCTAGGCAGACTTGAAGCGTTTTGACACCAAACGTCCCAGAGAAAAGGTCTTAGCCGAAAAACACCTCTGCTATTTCATAAAGCTTCAAATCAACAGTCTTTCGCTTACCAACAACATCCTTGAAAGGAACAGAAACAACCTCATTTCCCTGAAGAGCAACCATCCGCCCAAACCTTCCTTCATGAACAAGGTCGATGGCGGCAATTCCATATCGAGTAGCTAAAACTCTGTCAAAAGCTATAGGAGACCCCCCTCGTTGAATATGCCCAAGAACCACAACCCTCGTCTCAACACCCATCCTCTTCTCAATCTCCCTCCCAAGATAATAGCCAATACCGCCAAGTCTAGCATGCCCAAACTCGTCCACGCCGCTGCTGTAAACAATCTCTTTACCCCCCTTAGGCTTCGCACCCTCAGCAGCAACAATTAAACTAAAGTTTCTACCCCGCTTCTGTCTTCGCCTAATATACCCACACACCTTACCAACATCAAAAGGCTTCTCAGGAATCAAAATAGCATCCGCGCCCCCAGCAAGCCCAGCCCACAACGCAATCCACCCAGTATGCCTACCCATCACCTCAAGAATTATCACCCGATGATGAGCCTCCGCAGTAGTATGAAGCCTGTCAAGAGCTTCACACGCAATTGAAACTGCCGTATGAAAACCAAAAGTGTAATCAGTTGCAGCCAAGTCATTATCGATCGTCTTGGGAACACCCACACACGGAAGCCCCTTCTCATACATCTTATGCGCCACTCCCAAAGTATCATCTCCGCCAATAACAACCACCGCGCCAATCCCATACTTCTCAACGTTCTCCAGAATACGCCGCCACCCATCCTCACGCTTAAAAGGATTAGTCCTCGAAGTCCCCAGAATAGAACCCCCGCGAGGAAGCATCCCTGAAGTTGCCTTCAAATCTAAAGGAACAAAATCACCGTCAACCAGACCCCGCCACCCATCTTTAATTCCAACAGTTTCATAGCCATGCTCCTGAATTGCCTTCCTAACGACAGCCCTAATTACAGCATTAATCCCAGGAGCGTCCCCTCCGCCGCTTAAAACTCCAACCTTCATCCACTTTCTTCCCCCTTTCACTGCGCCTTACCTGAACTCCCGAACAACCTCATCTTACCCTTAACAACCATCTTCATCGCTTCCTTTGCCGGACCCAAAATCTTCCTCGGATCATACTGCTTCGGCGAAGTAGCCAAGACCTCACGAACCGCACCAGTAAAAGCCAACCTCAAGTCAGTGTCAATATTAATCTTTGAAACCCCCAAAGAAACAGCCTTCTTAATATGCTCCTCCGGTATCCCCTTAGCCCCAGCCAATTCTGCCCCATACTTCGTAGCCTTCTCAATTATCCACGAAGGAACACTAGAAGCCCCATGCAAAACCAGCAAAACATCCACCCGCTCCCGAATAGCCTTCAACCTTTCAAAATCCAGCTCCGGCTTCCCCTTGAACTTGTAAGCTCCATGCGAAGTACCAATTGCAACCGCCAAAGCATCCACCCCTGTACGTTCCACAAAATCTTTGGCCGCATCGGGATCTGTCAGCACCGCATCCTTCTCCTCAACCGTCGACTCCTCCACACCCGCCAGCCTTCCAAGCTCTGCCTCAACCGCGACTCCCTTCGGATGAGCCAACCCTACAACCGTCTTAGTCACGGCAACGTTCTCTTCAAAACTCAGATGAGACGCATCAATCATCACCGAAGTGAAACCCACATCAATACACTTAACCACTGTCTCTACATCTTTTCCATGGTCAAGATGTAAGGACATAGATTGGGGAACGGTTCTCGCCGCGGCTTTCACTATTGAAGCCAAATATTCTAACCCACCATATTTGATGGCGCTCGGAGTTACCGCGATGATGACTGGCGATTTTTCCTCAACTGTTGCTTCAGTAATAGCTAACACTGTTTCAAGGTTGTTTATGTTAAAAGCGCCGACGCCATAACCTCTAGCGGCAGCAACTGACATAATTTCTTTGTTTGTAACAAGCATGTTTTCCACAGAGATACTGTATTGAATTACGCCTATTAAAAACAATAACTAGTGCGCGCGCGTCCTTCCTTCACTTGATCTTCATTGAAAGGCAATAGTAAACCACATATGAGACAGATATAATTTATAGAAAAAGTTGATGTACACATTCCTTTGATTGTTTGTCACGAATTTCTTGCCGTAGAGGCTTCTGTCCACATAAGATTTTTACGAAGTCATTCTACAGTCTCTATTTCCAATTCAACTGTTACAGGTATTGCTTCTTTGAATATCGCTACTACAGGGCAGTTTGCTTCGGTTCTCCTCCAAGCAGCTTCAAGCAACTGTTTTCTTGCCTTAGCAGAAACGTGAATTTTGAGCTTAACGCTACTTAGTTTTGGCGAGTCTGCGGGCTTTTCGGCTTCTGCTGTCACTTCGAGGTTTGTAATTTCAATTTCGCTTTGTTTGGCTACGTCTGCAAATATTGTAGCGGCACAGTCCCCCAGCCCCATTATTGCTAGCTCTAACGCTGTTGGTCCGGTATCCTCACCTCTCTTATCAATCGGTAGATCGCAAACAACGCTGTGAGTCCTAGAGTTGTCAACTATTGTGCGAACATTTTCTATAAGTCGAGTTCTTGTCACGATTTTTGGCATTCTATTTCACCATCAATATTTTCCTCTTTATCGATGAAATCATGGATGGTTATATACGTTTTTCGGTTTGATAGCCCTGCACGCGCCTTTCTACAATTCCTAAAAGCTGAAGTCGCACTCAAAGAATTGAAAGCCCGGCTTCCACGCGTACTCGCAAAAGTCTAAGCATAGTTCTATGTGCCCGAGATTCTTGAAGCCTTGCCCATAAAAGAATTTTACTGCTTGAACATTTCGCGCCACAGGCTTGACGCTGAGAAATCTCACTCCCAAATTGCGTGCTACGGAAACAACTGTTTTCACTAATTGCTTCCCTATACCTTTGCCGCGGCGGGCTTTACTTACTATAAGCGGTTCCATTTCAGCTTCTTCACCTTTGACAATTAATCCTGCAAGCCCAACCACCTCAGAGTCGTGGATGGCAACCCAAAGTCGATCTGGCCCAACCTTCGCTAAATGCTCATCAAAATAATCCTCGGGGTGCTCTCCACCAATGGTAGGGTCTTCATAGATCTCGCGATGCCACTCCGTTAGCTCTCTCCATAAACCACGACATTGCGCTCTATCACCAATTTGATATTTACGGACCATAAAATACGGCTTCATCCTTTTACCACATCACAGAGTTCAAAATGTTGTTGCCAATTTAAGCGATTTGCTTTAGCAAGCAGTCAAAGGAAAAATTGGATAGGTTATGCCTATATAGTCCTCAAAACGGCTGATGGCCAATGATGGTGCAGAGGGTGGGATTCGAACCCACGAAGGCCTTCGCCATGAGGACCTGAACCTCACCCCTTTGACCTAGCTTGGGAACCCCTGCCTAAACAACTACACATAATTACAATACAGAAAATTAACTCTTACCCAACAACCCACTAAGTATGTTCTAAACCTAATAGGACATTCTGGCACAAAGGCAAACATACAGTCTTAAAAGCCACAACACACAACCATAAACCATGGACTGGCTCGAAATCCTCACCGAAACCACCCAACATATAAAGGCAACAGTCACACCGCTAATTAAAACTCCCATCGCCGAAAAAACCTACGGCACAGGAGCAGGCGGCGACTTAAAAAAGCACATAGATCTCCAAGCCGAAAAAGCACTAATAGAAACACTAACCGAACACAACCTAGACTTCACCCTCATCAGCGAAGAAACAGGCACAAAATGTTATGGTTCAAAGCCCACCTATTACGTCACAACAGACCCCATAGACGGAACCACCAACACCCTAAGAGGCATACCCTTCGCCTGCACCAGCATCGCCATCAGCAAAACCCCCCACCTCGACGCCATTCAAGCAGCCGTAGTTGCAGACCTCTTTCACGATGCGACTTACCTAGCCCAAAAAAAC
Proteins encoded in this region:
- a CDS encoding AbrB/MazE/SpoVT family DNA-binding domain-containing protein, which produces MTNEEEKAFTVYVRVEGRITIPKEVRDALKLKKGNLVECRVRRVR
- a CDS encoding PadR family transcriptional regulator, producing the protein MAQKIVEELRGRTIKSFLDILILSQLSEVTMSGYDLIALIHKKFDYLVSSGTVYSTLYSMERNGLIKGSYDERRRIYVLTKKGMEDLQSIKRANGEIRNLIRNILQLKTA
- the fba gene encoding class II fructose-1,6-bisphosphate aldolase; the protein is MLVTNKEIMSVAAARGYGVGAFNINNLETVLAITEATVEEKSPVIIAVTPSAIKYGGLEYLASIVKAAARTVPQSMSLHLDHGKDVETVVKCIDVGFTSVMIDASHLSFEENVAVTKTVVGLAHPKGVAVEAELGRLAGVEESTVEEKDAVLTDPDAAKDFVERTGVDALAVAIGTSHGAYKFKGKPELDFERLKAIRERVDVLLVLHGASSVPSWIIEKATKYGAELAGAKGIPEEHIKKAVSLGVSKINIDTDLRLAFTGAVREVLATSPKQYDPRKILGPAKEAMKMVVKGKMRLFGSSGKAQ
- a CDS encoding 6-phosphofructokinase, which produces MKVGVLSGGGDAPGINAVIRAVVRKAIQEHGYETVGIKDGWRGLVDGDFVPLDLKATSGMLPRGGSILGTSRTNPFKREDGWRRILENVEKYGIGAVVVIGGDDTLGVAHKMYEKGLPCVGVPKTIDNDLAATDYTFGFHTAVSIACEALDRLHTTAEAHHRVIILEVMGRHTGWIALWAGLAGGADAILIPEKPFDVGKVCGYIRRRQKRGRNFSLIVAAEGAKPKGGKEIVYSSGVDEFGHARLGGIGYYLGREIEKRMGVETRVVVLGHIQRGGSPIAFDRVLATRYGIAAIDLVHEGRFGRMVALQGNEVVSVPFKDVVGKRKTVDLKLYEIAEVFFG
- a CDS encoding OsmC family protein, which encodes MPKIVTRTRLIENVRTIVDNSRTHSVVCDLPIDKRGEDTGPTALELAIMGLGDCAATIFADVAKQSEIEITNLEVTAEAEKPADSPKLSSVKLKIHVSAKARKQLLEAAWRRTEANCPVVAIFKEAIPVTVELEIETVE
- a CDS encoding GNAT family N-acetyltransferase; protein product: MKPYFMVRKYQIGDRAQCRGLWRELTEWHREIYEDPTIGGEHPEDYFDEHLAKVGPDRLWVAIHDSEVVGLAGLIVKGEEAEMEPLIVSKARRGKGIGKQLVKTVVSVARNLGVRFLSVKPVARNVQAVKFFYGQGFKNLGHIELCLDFCEYAWKPGFQFFECDFSF
- a CDS encoding glycosyltransferase family 2 protein, which encodes MSLFTVLLIVLSAVVYSWALYNLPVLIVGIRSFRRDGAKKQSFGRKAVFEKNLPTFSVVIPAKNEESVLPRLLGALLKQNYPRKKVEVIVVEDGSTDATLEVCEKYVKDFGGRLKIVRGGDSTGKPSALNRALRISSGDIIAVFDADNVPEQDALLNAAKHFQDETIAALQGRTFTLNSGVNMLTKFVSYEEAVWFEGYLKGKDTLNLFVHLKGSCQFIRRSVLESLGGWSEKHLSEDMEMSARLTQKGHRIKYAGDVQSWQESPETLVQMFRQRIRWFRGSMEVAFKYGRLMERPSLRVFDAEVTLLGPFVLIISLLSYILGPLVFYQLDSSVVFAITLVGWGLLTGSIVAGALALLYTTRPRRIKDLLWLPFIYAYWSFQVFLATWALIKILCRAPKEWNRTPKTGVIAVAGSALPDCLVVSSCAERRQSLDAAGKPFG